In Xiphophorus couchianus chromosome 24, X_couchianus-1.0, whole genome shotgun sequence, a single genomic region encodes these proteins:
- the fam110a gene encoding protein FAM110A has protein sequence MPMEALQHPSRQPLKAAVGVSPPRLRPKGPLGPDFYRRVQSGASTPRQSAVERLEADKAKYVKSQVALSKQQPVRAPELKKPLLNPSTPLRPTRRTPAQPSPKPEGVQLDLERLSSLISDLPNGPQCAAKPPAPQVKAKPRPPPRPDWPRAATVRLKATTPATADGPVCPGAPAAGTVRRVDVMPQAGQVRPGSRPPQYVRQPLQPVPVHPQFPLHPTTSRQGLLVQKTMATVAPKPEPLAPASPAITRLSSSSSRKRPSLTRSKSDMSDRFSRAGTELERFFNLCGLEPVDLQDLPASSSDIVSLARFRSVSAPGSECGASQRGGVEEEEEEAPNPADRVPYGVSVIERNARVIKWLYGLRQAKENTTKSTNL, from the coding sequence ATGCCAATGGAGGCGCTCCAACATCCGTCAAGGCAGCCGCTGAAAGCTGCTGTAGGAGTTTCTCCTCCACGCCTGCGGCCGAAGGGTCCGCTGGGTCCAGACTTCTACAGACGCGTCCAGTCGGGCGCCAGCACCCCGAGGCAGAGCGCCGTGGAGAGACTGGAGGCGGACAAGGCCAAATATGTGAAGAGTCAGGTGGCTCTGTCCAAGCAGCAGCCGGTCCGGGCGCCGGAGCTGAAGAAGCCGCTGCTGAACCCCAGCACTCCACTGCGGCCCACCAGGAGGACCCCGGCCCAACCCAGCCCCAAACCGGAGGGGGTCCAGCTGGACCTAGAGCGCCTGAGCAGCCTCATTAGCGACCTACCCAATGGACCCCAGTGCGCCGCCAAACCTCCAGCACCGCAGGTGAAGGCAAAGCCGCGGCCACCTCCGCGCCCTGACTGGCCCAGAGCCGCTACGGTGAGGCTAAAAGCGACCACCCCTGCCACGGCAGACGGGCCGGTTTGTCCCGGGGCGCCCGCTGCTGGGACAGTACGCAGAGTGGACGTAATGCCCCAGGCGGGCCAGGTGCGGCCAGGCTCCAGACCGCCGCAGTACGTGCGGCAGCCGCTCCAGCCGGTTCCGGTTCATCCCCAGTTTCCTCTGCATCCGACCACGTCCCGCCAGGGGCTCTTAGTCCAGAAAACGATGGCAACGGTTGCTCCCAAACCCGAACCCTTGGCGCCGGCGTCCCCCGCCATCACCAGGCtgtcctcctccagctccagaAAGCGACCCTCTCTGACCCGGTCCAAGTCGGACATGAGCGACCGGTTCTCCCGGGCCGGCACGGAGCTGGAGCGCTTCTTCAACCTGTGCGGCCTGGAGCCGGTCGACCTGCAGGACCTGCCGGCCTCCAGCTCCGACATCGTGTCGCTCGCCCGCTTCCGGAGCGTCAGCGCTCCCGGGTCCGAGTGCGGCGCCTCACAGAGAGGCGGCgtagaagaggaggaggaagaggcccCGAACCCGGCGGATCGGGTTCCTTACGGCGTTTCTGTCATTGAGAGGAACGCCAGAGTGATCAAGTGGCTGTACGGACTGCGGCAGGCCAAGGAGAACACAACGAAGAGCACAAACCTGTAG